From Leptospira stimsonii, the proteins below share one genomic window:
- a CDS encoding flagellar basal body L-ring protein FlgH: MKQDSFKKNISAHFTGFLRVEIGFVLLLFAFFVEDGFRLRAQDSSLWTDKNPYSVRQNIKVGSPLYIRITNGLQAEFELESNADETLTLKAMPDKKIIPDMPSYNNDRTITRKNKGKIKSVGKIKGNLTALVTAVDPNTGLLTIQGQKVSVINGEENSLILAGTVAPEFVEKDSSLNSDKIANLQVSYNGRINPKQVNPPIALKTVTNPDGSVTIKAELSEEEKQRLILNQLNRLLGESQ, from the coding sequence ATGAAACAAGATTCTTTCAAAAAGAATATCTCCGCTCATTTTACAGGATTTCTCAGAGTGGAAATAGGTTTCGTTCTTCTACTTTTCGCATTTTTTGTCGAAGACGGTTTTCGTTTGCGCGCTCAGGATTCTTCTCTTTGGACCGATAAGAACCCGTATTCCGTTCGTCAAAATATCAAAGTCGGCTCTCCTCTTTATATTAGAATCACAAACGGTCTTCAAGCTGAGTTTGAACTTGAGTCGAATGCGGACGAAACTCTGACGCTCAAAGCGATGCCGGATAAAAAAATCATTCCTGATATGCCTTCGTATAACAACGATCGTACGATTACCCGTAAGAATAAGGGAAAGATCAAATCTGTCGGTAAGATCAAGGGAAATCTGACGGCTCTCGTGACTGCGGTCGATCCGAATACGGGTCTTCTTACGATTCAAGGGCAAAAGGTGAGCGTGATCAACGGAGAAGAAAACAGTCTGATTCTCGCGGGAACGGTTGCGCCCGAGTTCGTAGAAAAGGATTCTTCTCTGAATTCGGATAAGATCGCAAATCTTCAGGTCTCTTATAACGGGAGGATCAATCCGAAACAAGTGAACCCTCCGATCGCTCTTAAGACCGTGACAAATCCGGACGGATCCGTCACGATCAAGGCGGAACTTTCCGAAGAGGAAAAACAAAGGCTCATTCTGAATCAACTCAACCGTCTTCTCGGAGAATCACAGTGA
- a CDS encoding flagellar basal body P-ring protein FlgI: MRLKYYAFILFFFHSIMGLFATELRLKDIAKIEGVRENQITGYGIVVGLPGTGDSKTPMTSESMKNYLKNLGVEANLKPDQTRNIASVLITATIPTYARKGDKLNVVVSSIGDAKSLEGGVLLQSPLKTAGDKTFAVASGVISFGGRQEQERGSSGRGNKKTVGLIHGGAIVEQELDQNFYASERIQIQLDNQDFTTLNAVITQIRSILPGKHGIGPESVVPVSPSEINIVLGKTFENKSDLFLTLLSDIENLTVETQVKPRVVINERTGVIVMGGNITIEEVAVSRSGLNLSVTDKNRKRNWLGKEQEPVKSSFLIEESTSVGDVVEALNKVGASTRDIIAILEALKKSGALHAELEIQ, encoded by the coding sequence GTGAGATTAAAATATTACGCTTTTATTTTATTCTTTTTTCATTCTATCATGGGTTTGTTCGCGACCGAACTTCGTTTGAAAGACATCGCAAAGATAGAAGGCGTTCGCGAAAATCAGATCACCGGATACGGAATCGTGGTGGGTCTTCCTGGAACGGGAGATAGCAAAACTCCGATGACTTCGGAAAGTATGAAAAATTACCTGAAGAATCTAGGAGTAGAGGCCAACCTAAAACCCGATCAAACGAGAAACATCGCCTCGGTTCTAATCACTGCGACGATTCCAACGTATGCACGAAAAGGAGATAAGTTGAACGTAGTGGTTTCATCGATCGGGGACGCTAAGTCACTGGAAGGCGGGGTGCTTCTTCAATCTCCTTTGAAAACCGCCGGCGATAAAACTTTTGCGGTCGCATCCGGTGTGATTTCGTTCGGCGGACGACAGGAACAAGAACGCGGTAGTAGCGGCCGTGGAAATAAAAAAACCGTCGGTCTCATTCATGGGGGTGCGATCGTCGAACAAGAGTTAGATCAGAATTTTTACGCCTCAGAAAGAATTCAAATTCAACTGGACAATCAGGATTTTACGACTCTAAACGCGGTGATTACCCAGATTCGTTCCATTCTTCCTGGGAAACACGGTATCGGTCCGGAATCCGTAGTTCCAGTTTCTCCCTCCGAAATCAATATCGTCCTCGGTAAAACGTTCGAAAACAAATCTGACCTTTTCTTAACTTTGTTAAGCGACATCGAAAACCTTACTGTCGAAACCCAGGTCAAGCCGAGAGTCGTTATCAACGAAAGAACGGGCGTGATCGTGATGGGCGGTAACATTACCATTGAAGAAGTGGCGGTTTCGCGGTCCGGCTTGAATCTTTCGGTAACCGATAAGAATCGAAAACGGAATTGGTTAGGAAAAGAACAGGAACCCGTTAAAAGTTCCTTTCTTATTGAGGAATCCACAAGTGTCGGAGACGTCGTGGAAGCCTTGAATAAGGTGGGCGCGTCCACAAGAGATATCATCGCAATCTTAGAAGCTCTGAAAAAATCGGGCGCCTTACACGCCGAGCTGGAGATACAATGA
- a CDS encoding rod-binding protein: MKIDSINDYTNKLNLLEKSEVRSLINAENASKGKPNVSFPDQLREEFNEKLSGKISSSEIRLPHNIKEEIQADPYRKKLYSASVEFESIFVKMMLTEMKKTVEKSGLIDGGHAEEIFEDMLYDEYAKNLSSNSSLGLAEQIYQSLSSNLPPVNGVKKLDQKV; this comes from the coding sequence ATGAAAATCGATTCTATCAACGATTATACGAACAAGTTGAATCTTCTGGAGAAATCCGAGGTTCGAAGTTTGATCAACGCAGAAAACGCGAGCAAAGGTAAACCGAACGTTTCTTTTCCCGATCAGTTACGCGAAGAATTTAACGAAAAACTCTCGGGTAAGATCAGTTCCTCGGAGATTCGTCTTCCACACAATATCAAAGAGGAGATTCAAGCGGATCCTTATCGTAAAAAACTCTACTCGGCCTCCGTCGAATTCGAATCCATCTTCGTTAAGATGATGTTGACCGAAATGAAAAAGACCGTCGAAAAATCCGGTCTGATCGACGGAGGACATGCGGAGGAGATTTTTGAGGATATGCTCTACGATGAATACGCGAAAAACCTTTCTTCCAATTCTTCTTTAGGTCTTGCAGAGCAGATCTACCAGTCTCTTTCATCCAATCTTCCTCCCGTGAACGGCGTAAAGAAGCTGGATCAGAAAGTCTAA
- a CDS encoding YhjD/YihY/BrkB family envelope integrity protein has protein sequence MLHILKPGWLTDSDKIPNRGFLRYFVLFLRVIVGSAYRFIKDDCLMQASGISYTTIVSLIPMLTVALSLITITSGLENRKEEIFDKINTFILQSNINVDINTYLETIGDLIDTASQIGAIGFVILVFSATAVLRSLENAFNGIWKINSNRSLFQKLVFYFFVLAIGPLLFVIGEGVAEKTIDFFRPPHYFSMERDPSGKIWVSGENGTLFRMDANLKIDYSIREDEIDFENMRCLDNLGGRLDFCKKPDIGNSDFIKIRIRDGLIYVLSQKGTLLIKPIESSVWTLTSLEGVELKDIEIIDVNNIFIVFKNGEVLHYIPEGISFKPIFKDRLKMNASKVYFPDPLNGYIADESGTVWTSNDKGFTFYPNRLTHLAFHDIHRTENGDIFLVGERGVIYRSKDGGNSWIETSHKRYNFIRIWSSSGSDQMELFAMDSLGHILISTDEGDHWNPFYTPMNGKLWANLLLERKENGKIRMLNVGEYRTISITESKDQKFATTLVTGGDSVFSIYSFLRILFPLSGIWLFFLSLYSLIPNTRVPLKASAAGAAVTGVIFLIFLWGFHVYLSSFSETTMIIYKALAAVPIFLLGVYSLSLIVLFGAEITASLQFRERYLAPLQSLETMHSSTSNEFRKLILTLKSAYQIQRDKKIPSSSHEIALVSHLKEEEIPVLTKKLCELGFLSETRKNEYVPIAASADLSVGDVYRKIPEPLLTGDKSLQLFSSSLQSKVEKTEEKLQNDLDTIKFSDLIG, from the coding sequence ATGTTACATATTTTAAAACCGGGTTGGCTCACCGACTCCGATAAGATTCCGAATCGCGGATTCTTACGTTACTTCGTACTTTTTCTCCGTGTGATAGTCGGTTCCGCATATCGTTTTATCAAAGACGATTGTCTCATGCAAGCATCCGGAATTTCCTATACTACGATCGTCTCTCTCATTCCTATGTTGACCGTTGCCCTTTCCCTCATCACGATTACTTCCGGTTTGGAAAATCGAAAGGAGGAAATTTTCGATAAGATCAACACATTTATTCTGCAAAGCAATATCAACGTGGATATCAACACGTATCTCGAAACGATCGGCGATTTGATCGACACTGCTTCTCAGATCGGAGCGATCGGATTTGTAATTCTTGTATTTTCGGCGACCGCCGTGTTACGTTCATTAGAGAACGCGTTCAACGGGATTTGGAAAATTAACTCAAATCGTTCCCTTTTTCAAAAATTGGTATTTTACTTTTTTGTCTTAGCGATCGGTCCTCTTCTTTTTGTAATCGGAGAAGGTGTCGCCGAAAAGACAATCGATTTCTTTCGGCCCCCACATTACTTCTCGATGGAAAGGGATCCGTCCGGAAAAATCTGGGTGAGCGGTGAGAATGGCACCCTGTTTCGTATGGATGCGAATCTTAAAATAGATTATTCCATACGAGAAGACGAAATCGATTTTGAAAATATGAGATGTTTGGATAATCTCGGGGGAAGGCTCGACTTTTGTAAAAAACCGGACATCGGAAATTCGGATTTTATCAAGATTAGAATTCGGGACGGTCTCATCTATGTTCTTTCCCAAAAAGGAACTCTTTTGATAAAACCGATCGAATCTTCGGTTTGGACCTTGACTTCTTTGGAAGGAGTCGAACTCAAAGACATCGAAATCATAGATGTAAATAATATTTTTATTGTATTCAAAAATGGTGAAGTTCTTCACTACATTCCGGAAGGGATCTCCTTCAAACCGATTTTCAAAGACAGGCTTAAAATGAACGCCTCCAAGGTCTATTTTCCGGATCCTCTAAACGGATATATCGCCGACGAATCGGGAACGGTATGGACGAGCAACGACAAAGGTTTTACTTTTTATCCGAACCGGTTGACTCATTTAGCATTTCATGATATACACAGAACCGAAAACGGAGACATTTTTTTAGTCGGCGAAAGAGGAGTCATATATCGATCCAAGGACGGAGGAAATAGCTGGATCGAAACGAGTCACAAACGGTATAACTTCATTCGTATCTGGTCCTCTAGCGGATCGGATCAAATGGAACTTTTTGCTATGGATAGCTTAGGTCATATTCTCATCTCGACCGATGAAGGAGATCATTGGAATCCATTCTATACTCCGATGAACGGAAAACTTTGGGCAAACCTTCTTTTGGAAAGAAAAGAAAACGGAAAGATCCGGATGTTGAACGTGGGAGAATATAGAACGATCAGCATCACCGAATCTAAGGACCAAAAATTCGCAACGACCCTCGTGACCGGTGGTGACAGCGTCTTTTCCATCTATTCCTTTTTAAGAATTCTTTTTCCTCTATCAGGAATCTGGCTTTTTTTCCTAAGTCTTTATTCTTTGATTCCGAATACCAGGGTTCCGCTCAAAGCATCCGCCGCGGGAGCGGCGGTGACAGGTGTGATTTTTTTGATTTTTCTTTGGGGATTCCACGTATACCTTTCCTCCTTTAGCGAAACTACTATGATCATCTACAAGGCGTTAGCCGCAGTTCCCATCTTTTTGTTGGGAGTATATTCACTTTCTCTCATTGTTCTATTTGGAGCTGAGATCACGGCATCATTACAATTCAGGGAGCGCTATTTAGCTCCTCTTCAATCCTTGGAAACGATGCACTCGTCCACGAGCAACGAATTCAGGAAGTTGATCCTAACCTTAAAATCCGCGTATCAAATTCAAAGAGATAAAAAGATCCCCTCCTCTTCTCACGAGATCGCTCTCGTCTCACATTTGAAAGAGGAGGAAATTCCGGTCTTGACCAAAAAGTTATGCGAATTGGGTTTCCTATCGGAAACGAGAAAAAACGAATACGTTCCGATCGCGGCGTCCGCGGATTTGAGCGTAGGCGACGTCTATCGAAAGATCCCGGAACCGCTTTTGACCGGAGACAAAAGTCTCCAACTTTTTTCTTCGAGTCTTCAATCCAAAGTGGAAAAGACAGAGGAAAAACTTCAGAACGACCTCGATACGATCAAGTTTAGCGACCTAATCGGCTAA
- a CDS encoding class I SAM-dependent methyltransferase: MDFPGQTLNETCPCCKTNRWKFLYQSTFNHYNIPIFICTSCGLQTQYPRRQPAELYTEEYYTGKADFSYRDERKTEKFDRYVWNARIKNIQKFKYTGNFLDIGCSFGGFLNCAKEAGFDVTGVEISPFSAKIAEARGLKVFTGEFLDADLPENFFDVVTLVEVIEHLSEPSRVFEKLNRILKPGGLLLLQTANFEGWQAIKAGPSYHYYLPGHFYYYSESNLKKILDQSGFKNHITYPGVDFSLWAKLLKSRGSFRSWIDYWKCIRIGIYHWKSKFKKKGRPLTSSMVLYSFKVE, from the coding sequence TTGGATTTTCCTGGCCAAACTCTAAACGAAACCTGTCCATGTTGTAAAACGAATCGATGGAAATTCCTTTACCAATCTACATTCAATCATTATAATATACCGATATTCATTTGCACCTCCTGCGGTTTACAAACTCAATACCCCAGACGCCAACCTGCCGAATTATACACGGAAGAATATTACACCGGAAAAGCCGATTTCTCCTACAGGGACGAAAGAAAGACTGAAAAATTTGATCGATACGTCTGGAACGCAAGAATCAAGAATATTCAAAAATTCAAATATACTGGAAATTTCCTGGATATCGGTTGCTCCTTCGGCGGTTTTTTAAACTGCGCAAAGGAAGCCGGCTTCGACGTGACCGGGGTCGAGATATCGCCCTTCTCCGCAAAAATCGCGGAAGCGAGAGGGTTGAAGGTTTTTACCGGAGAATTCTTAGACGCGGATCTTCCCGAAAACTTCTTCGACGTAGTGACCCTCGTGGAAGTGATCGAACATCTTTCCGAACCTTCCCGAGTATTCGAAAAACTAAATCGAATTTTAAAACCGGGAGGTCTTTTGTTATTGCAAACCGCGAACTTCGAAGGATGGCAAGCGATCAAAGCAGGACCGAGTTATCACTACTATCTTCCGGGGCATTTTTACTATTATTCCGAATCGAATCTCAAAAAAATTCTTGATCAATCGGGTTTTAAGAATCATATCACGTATCCCGGAGTCGACTTTTCTCTCTGGGCTAAGTTACTCAAATCCAGAGGTAGTTTTCGTTCTTGGATCGACTATTGGAAATGTATTCGAATCGGAATCTATCACTGGAAAAGCAAATTCAAAAAGAAAGGCAGACCATTGACTTCTTCGATGGTACTCTATAGCTTCAAGGTAGAATGA
- a CDS encoding class I SAM-dependent methyltransferase, which produces MNPSEPTSQSAWNNHYTRSKSRLGYPDENLVRMLSKIETNSKESTAKKNALDFGAGSGRHSNLLNEFGYQVFATDYTENAIQTITKEYPFVKASVTGNPPYSFENSFFDVIVSWGVLHYNTAELAKQILDEKKRILKPGGFLAGSVRAVGDTHLQAKGTKIQTADLKGAYSRFYTLEELKQDLSGFSQIDFGYTERTPLGKLEERICHWIFLAKL; this is translated from the coding sequence TTGAATCCGTCTGAACCAACTTCACAGTCGGCTTGGAATAACCACTACACTCGAAGTAAATCCAGGCTCGGTTATCCGGACGAGAATCTGGTAAGAATGCTTTCCAAAATCGAAACAAACTCGAAAGAATCCACAGCAAAAAAGAATGCTTTGGATTTCGGAGCGGGCTCAGGGAGACATTCCAATTTGTTAAACGAATTCGGTTACCAAGTCTTCGCAACGGATTATACGGAGAATGCGATCCAAACGATTACGAAAGAATATCCGTTCGTGAAGGCCTCCGTAACCGGTAACCCACCCTATTCGTTTGAAAATTCCTTCTTTGACGTTATCGTAAGTTGGGGAGTTCTTCATTACAACACGGCGGAACTCGCCAAACAAATCTTAGATGAGAAAAAAAGAATACTAAAACCGGGCGGATTTCTTGCAGGTTCAGTTCGTGCGGTTGGAGACACTCATCTTCAGGCAAAAGGGACGAAGATCCAAACCGCGGATCTAAAAGGAGCCTATTCTCGATTTTATACATTGGAAGAATTGAAACAAGACCTCAGCGGTTTTTCTCAGATCGACTTCGGATATACGGAAAGAACTCCTCTCGGAAAACTGGAAGAAAGGATTTGTCATTGGATTTTCCTGGCCAAACTCTAA
- a CDS encoding ATP-grasp domain-containing protein, protein MKQKGYFLSVGAGINQVPLITSALNLGYTVIAVDQNDRAPGLGLASLRILESVTEYRKILKTASELPLQGKIIGVGTRSYGKATYTTSYIADKMKLRYAPLSAVEICSDKNLLKEAAQRVGILVPESLDLHSGINKTRFPFVLKPSRGNSKEGIHTFFDSEEWEQHLKSKKKLPRPKTTARKKTGIHVSEKEDWIAEEYIPGFEITVCGLVQNGEFFPASISHKDVTTFAPYLEIAHTLPFSHPELVGEILLNCRALVTATKMNNCPFVAEFRINPLGEIFLIEAVPEVGGEFLADYLIPNYFGSQYFDNLVRLLVGEKIKPFEEYSQISKKYAGVFFSAPPEGKSKLVEHSSFQPKGKEKLIFDLKWKEPGEILKTNEGNSVRTRSVALLGPDQNDQSLEEWKSSVQERLEGKFESV, encoded by the coding sequence ATGAAACAGAAGGGGTATTTTCTTTCCGTAGGAGCCGGTATCAACCAAGTTCCCCTCATCACTTCCGCTCTCAACTTGGGATACACGGTAATCGCCGTGGATCAAAACGATCGAGCTCCCGGTCTCGGCCTCGCTTCACTTCGTATCTTAGAATCCGTAACAGAATATCGTAAAATTCTTAAGACTGCTTCCGAACTTCCTCTTCAGGGAAAGATCATAGGAGTCGGAACCCGTTCCTATGGAAAGGCGACCTACACGACTTCGTATATCGCTGATAAGATGAAGCTACGTTATGCTCCTCTTTCAGCAGTAGAAATATGTTCGGATAAGAATCTTCTCAAAGAAGCCGCACAAAGGGTGGGAATCCTGGTGCCGGAAAGTTTGGATCTCCATTCCGGTATAAACAAAACTCGATTTCCTTTCGTATTAAAACCCTCTCGCGGAAATAGTAAGGAAGGAATTCACACCTTTTTTGATTCGGAAGAATGGGAACAACATCTCAAGTCCAAGAAAAAACTTCCTCGTCCCAAAACGACGGCAAGAAAAAAAACGGGCATCCACGTTTCGGAAAAGGAAGATTGGATCGCGGAGGAATACATCCCGGGATTTGAAATCACCGTCTGCGGGCTCGTACAAAATGGAGAATTTTTTCCTGCTTCCATTTCGCACAAAGACGTCACGACCTTTGCTCCTTATTTAGAAATTGCTCATACGCTTCCCTTCTCTCATCCCGAACTCGTGGGAGAAATTCTTCTCAACTGTAGGGCTCTCGTAACTGCGACAAAGATGAACAATTGTCCTTTTGTTGCGGAATTTCGGATCAATCCCCTCGGAGAAATTTTTCTGATCGAAGCGGTCCCCGAAGTCGGAGGAGAATTCTTAGCGGACTATCTCATACCAAATTATTTCGGATCTCAATACTTCGACAATCTGGTCCGCCTCTTAGTCGGCGAAAAAATCAAACCGTTCGAGGAGTATTCGCAAATCTCAAAAAAATATGCAGGCGTTTTTTTCAGCGCACCTCCGGAGGGAAAATCCAAGCTTGTGGAACACTCTTCCTTCCAACCGAAAGGGAAAGAAAAACTGATCTTCGATCTGAAATGGAAAGAACCCGGTGAAATCTTAAAAACGAACGAGGGAAATTCGGTCCGTACACGAAGTGTGGCCTTGTTGGGACCCGATCAAAACGATCAAAGCCTGGAAGAATGGAAGTCTTCCGTGCAAGAAAGGTTGGAAGGCAAGTTTGAATCCGTCTGA
- a CDS encoding DUF1579 family protein yields MGKEKFEISKREGIHKEFESFVGDWKGVAHMIFEEGKIADESPIAGNIKLVLGGRFLFHEYKGSYAGEPLEGIAIYGYHIDRKRYESAWIESFGMGSGILFSQGESGATDFSFKGHYGGETPERQWGWKTHLEKDGENKLIIFSQNLTPEGEKAGGVRILYERVR; encoded by the coding sequence ATGGGCAAAGAAAAGTTTGAAATTTCAAAACGGGAAGGAATTCACAAAGAATTCGAATCCTTCGTAGGTGATTGGAAAGGTGTAGCGCATATGATTTTCGAAGAAGGAAAGATCGCGGACGAATCCCCAATCGCAGGAAACATAAAACTCGTATTAGGCGGAAGGTTTCTCTTCCATGAATACAAGGGAAGTTACGCGGGAGAACCTCTGGAGGGAATTGCGATCTACGGCTACCATATCGACCGCAAACGATACGAGTCCGCTTGGATCGAAAGTTTTGGAATGGGAAGCGGAATCCTTTTTTCTCAAGGAGAATCCGGTGCCACGGATTTTTCTTTCAAAGGCCATTACGGAGGAGAAACTCCGGAAAGGCAGTGGGGATGGAAGACCCATCTTGAAAAGGACGGAGAAAATAAACTGATCATCTTTTCTCAGAACCTAACACCGGAAGGCGAAAAAGCCGGAGGAGTTCGAATTCTCTACGAAAGAGTCAGATGA
- a CDS encoding SIMPL domain-containing protein, with product MIQRLLILLTLFALPMFGIYSESKQTVTVSGNGTAVVETDYIQISFSVDVEDANPKNAQEKNLQRVANVIQSLSKEFKISAKDIHSTDYTLQRQYLEEGKQRPYLASSGILLKLRNLKVYKDLLLEIQRLGVNQVSGIEFKADNTQKQEKDALVAAYEDAKNKAIVLATSIGKTNVVPIKIIESDSNINQQVVFQMKGRESDSSPISVGERKIQARVSVEFEIQ from the coding sequence ATGATTCAACGTCTACTCATTCTTCTTACGTTATTCGCGCTTCCTATGTTCGGGATTTATTCGGAATCGAAACAAACAGTTACGGTTTCGGGTAACGGTACTGCGGTCGTAGAGACCGACTACATTCAAATCTCTTTTTCCGTCGATGTTGAGGACGCCAATCCGAAAAACGCCCAGGAGAAAAATTTACAAAGAGTCGCGAACGTAATCCAATCCCTTTCCAAAGAATTTAAGATTTCCGCAAAAGACATCCATAGCACGGATTATACGTTGCAAAGACAATATCTGGAGGAAGGGAAACAGAGACCGTATCTGGCCTCCTCCGGGATTCTTCTCAAACTCAGAAATTTGAAAGTGTATAAGGATTTACTGTTGGAGATTCAAAGACTCGGAGTGAATCAAGTGAGCGGAATCGAATTCAAAGCGGACAACACGCAGAAACAAGAAAAGGATGCCCTCGTCGCGGCCTATGAAGACGCCAAAAACAAAGCCATCGTTCTTGCGACTTCGATCGGAAAGACGAACGTGGTTCCAATCAAAATTATAGAATCCGATTCCAACATCAACCAGCAAGTCGTCTTTCAGATGAAAGGAAGAGAAAGTGACTCCTCCCCTATTTCCGTCGGAGAAAGAAAGATCCAGGCCAGGGTCAGCGTGGAATTCGAAATTCAATAA
- the groL gene encoding chaperonin GroEL (60 kDa chaperone family; promotes refolding of misfolded polypeptides especially under stressful conditions; forms two stacked rings of heptamers to form a barrel-shaped 14mer; ends can be capped by GroES; misfolded proteins enter the barrel where they are refolded when GroES binds), producing the protein MAKEIEYNETARRKLLEGVNKLANAVKVTLGPKGRNVVIDKKFGAPTITKDGVTVAKEIELEDALENMGAQMVKEVSTKTNDVAGDGTTTATILAQSIINEGLKNVTAGANPMSLKRGIDKAVTAAVESIQKRAVKIENKKDIANVATISANNDSAIGNLIADAMDKVGKDGVITVEEAKSIETTLDVVEGMQFDRGYISPYMVTDPESMIATLNDPFILIYDKKISSMKDLIHVLEKVAQAGKPLVIISEEVEGEALATIVVNTLRKTISCVAVKAPGFGDRRKSMLEDIAILTGGQVISEDLGMKLENATLQMLGRANKVVVDKENTTIIEGKGQTKDIQGRIGQIKKQIEDTTSEYDREKLQERLAKLAGGVAVIHVGAATEVEMKEKKARVEDALSATRAAVEEGIVPGGGLTLLKAQEAVSALKLEGDEATGAKIIFRSLEEPIRMITNNAGLEGSVIVEHAKSKKGNEGFNALTMVWEDLLVAGVVDPAKVVRSALQNAASIGSMILTTEVTITDKPEKDAPNPMAGMGGGMGGMGGMM; encoded by the coding sequence ATGGCTAAAGAAATAGAATACAACGAAACAGCAAGACGTAAACTCCTCGAAGGCGTGAACAAACTCGCAAACGCGGTGAAAGTTACCCTCGGGCCTAAGGGTCGTAACGTAGTGATCGATAAAAAATTCGGAGCTCCCACCATCACAAAAGACGGTGTGACCGTTGCGAAGGAAATCGAACTCGAAGACGCTCTGGAAAACATGGGCGCGCAGATGGTAAAAGAAGTTTCCACGAAGACAAATGACGTCGCCGGAGACGGAACCACCACCGCAACCATTCTTGCTCAATCCATCATCAACGAAGGATTGAAAAACGTGACCGCGGGTGCAAACCCGATGTCTCTGAAAAGAGGGATCGATAAAGCGGTAACCGCCGCTGTGGAAAGCATTCAAAAAAGAGCGGTTAAGATCGAAAACAAAAAAGACATCGCGAACGTTGCCACCATTTCCGCAAACAACGACAGCGCGATCGGAAATCTGATCGCAGACGCGATGGACAAAGTCGGTAAAGACGGAGTCATCACTGTAGAAGAAGCAAAATCCATCGAAACCACTCTTGACGTGGTAGAAGGAATGCAATTCGACAGAGGATACATTTCACCTTATATGGTGACTGATCCTGAATCGATGATCGCAACTCTGAACGATCCTTTCATCCTCATCTACGACAAAAAGATCTCTTCTATGAAAGATCTGATTCACGTTTTGGAAAAAGTGGCGCAAGCGGGAAAACCTTTAGTGATCATCTCCGAAGAAGTGGAAGGAGAAGCGCTCGCTACGATCGTAGTAAACACTCTCAGAAAAACCATTTCTTGCGTTGCGGTGAAAGCTCCGGGTTTCGGTGACAGAAGAAAATCCATGTTGGAAGACATCGCGATTCTTACCGGCGGACAAGTGATCTCCGAAGATCTCGGAATGAAACTGGAAAACGCGACTCTTCAAATGCTCGGCCGTGCGAACAAAGTGGTCGTAGACAAAGAAAACACTACGATCATCGAAGGCAAAGGCCAGACAAAAGATATTCAAGGAAGAATCGGTCAGATCAAAAAACAGATCGAAGATACTACTTCTGAATACGATAGAGAAAAACTCCAAGAAAGACTCGCGAAACTCGCGGGCGGTGTTGCCGTAATTCACGTGGGTGCCGCGACCGAAGTGGAAATGAAAGAGAAAAAAGCTCGTGTAGAAGACGCTCTTTCCGCTACTCGCGCCGCTGTGGAAGAAGGAATCGTTCCTGGTGGCGGTTTGACTCTTCTGAAAGCTCAGGAAGCGGTTTCCGCTCTGAAACTCGAAGGTGACGAAGCTACTGGAGCTAAAATCATCTTCCGTTCTTTGGAAGAACCGATCCGTATGATCACGAACAACGCAGGTCTGGAAGGATCCGTTATCGTAGAACACGCGAAGAGCAAAAAAGGAAACGAAGGTTTCAACGCACTTACTATGGTTTGGGAAGATCTTCTCGTAGCCGGCGTTGTTGACCCTGCGAAAGTGGTTCGTTCCGCTCTCCAAAACGCGGCTTCCATCGGTTCTATGATCTTAACTACGGAAGTTACGATCACGGATAAACCGGAAAAAGACGCTCCTAACCCGATGGCGGGAATGGGCGGCGGTATGGGAGGAATGGGCGGAATGATGTAA
- the groES gene encoding co-chaperone GroES encodes MASIKPLGDRVLVEPRQEAEEKIGSIFVPDTAKEKPQEGKVVEVGSGKYEDGKLIPLEVKVGDTVLYGKYSGTEIKSEGKEYLIIRESDILAVVKK; translated from the coding sequence ATGGCATCGATTAAACCTCTGGGTGACAGAGTCCTCGTAGAACCAAGACAGGAAGCCGAGGAAAAGATCGGTAGCATTTTCGTTCCTGATACGGCAAAAGAAAAACCGCAAGAAGGGAAAGTCGTAGAGGTCGGAAGCGGCAAATACGAAGACGGAAAACTCATCCCTCTTGAAGTAAAAGTAGGCGATACCGTTCTTTACGGGAAATATTCCGGAACTGAAATCAAATCCGAAGGCAAAGAATACCTCATCATTCGTGAGAGCGATATTCTCGCCGTTGTTAAGAAATAA